Proteins from a single region of Gammaproteobacteria bacterium:
- a CDS encoding sulfotransferase — protein sequence MPDPVFVLAMPHCGAARVAAMLGMHTQAYGLPELNLFMADRLGELLSTFRRSESRLEDGLLRLIAQLEFGAQTRDTVEQARQWLEARGQLSVATLSYELLRKLEPRQAVLPDTSAGWRPQEFDALLERHPRARIIHLVRHPRAQGDAAIDALAGRLFIAPDWKDHFGGVSRVDPQLAWLRVQSNLQGLAALGEAQYRSLRLEDLRIDPHQTLSALCTWLGWSAGDAQIEAMLHPETGDFSGYGPENAPFGAEPEVLERPRFIEDLTEIPPLSEPPPWRADGQPFATEVIALAQAFGYD from the coding sequence ATGCCTGATCCGGTCTTCGTGCTGGCGATGCCGCATTGCGGCGCCGCGCGTGTCGCCGCAATGCTGGGGATGCATACCCAAGCCTACGGACTGCCGGAACTCAATCTGTTCATGGCCGATCGCCTTGGCGAACTGCTGTCCACGTTCCGGCGGTCGGAATCCCGCCTGGAGGACGGCCTGCTGCGACTGATCGCGCAGCTCGAATTCGGTGCGCAAACACGCGATACCGTCGAGCAAGCCCGTCAGTGGCTGGAGGCACGCGGCCAGCTCAGCGTCGCTACGCTGAGCTACGAGCTGTTGCGGAAGCTGGAGCCGCGTCAAGCGGTGCTGCCGGATACCTCGGCCGGCTGGCGGCCGCAGGAATTCGATGCGCTGCTGGAACGGCATCCGCGGGCCAGGATCATTCACCTCGTGCGCCACCCGCGCGCGCAAGGCGATGCTGCCATTGACGCCCTCGCCGGTCGCCTTTTCATCGCGCCGGACTGGAAGGATCATTTTGGCGGCGTCTCCCGAGTGGACCCGCAGTTGGCCTGGCTGCGCGTGCAAAGCAATCTGCAAGGTCTGGCCGCGCTCGGCGAGGCGCAGTACCGCAGCCTGCGTCTCGAAGACTTGCGCATCGATCCACATCAAACGCTGAGCGCGCTGTGTACCTGGCTGGGATGGTCCGCAGGCGATGCGCAGATCGAAGCCATGCTGCACCCGGAAACCGGCGATTTCTCGGGTTACGGTCCGGAAAACGCACCCTTCGGCGCCGAGCCCGAGGTTCTTGAACGCCCACGCTTCATCGAGGACCTCACCGAAATTCCGCCATTGAGCGAACCGCCGCCCTGGCGTGCGGACGGGCAGCCGTTTGCAACCGAAGTTATCGCATTGGCACAGGCATTCGGCTATGACTGA
- a CDS encoding DUF924 domain-containing protein: MQPREVLEFWFGRAHDEADVLRTHAPLWFRKSVELDAEITRRFGAAVEAASQGGLSEWEDTAQGVLAQIILVDQFRRNIHRNSAAAFAADALARAWTLDGIERGLDRQLRPVERTFFYLPLEHAEDRALQARCVQLFEALRDSVPEPLRETFEGYLAYARAHRDIIERFGRFPHRNALLARPSSPEEIAFLAEPGSSF, encoded by the coding sequence ATGCAGCCGCGCGAAGTGCTCGAGTTCTGGTTCGGCCGAGCACACGATGAGGCCGACGTCCTGCGCACACATGCTCCCTTGTGGTTTCGCAAGAGTGTCGAACTGGATGCCGAGATCACGAGGCGCTTCGGCGCCGCCGTCGAGGCGGCAAGCCAAGGCGGCCTGAGCGAATGGGAGGACACGGCGCAGGGTGTGCTGGCGCAGATCATCCTGGTGGACCAGTTCCGTCGCAACATCCACCGCAATTCGGCCGCCGCGTTCGCCGCCGACGCGCTGGCGCGCGCCTGGACCCTGGACGGCATCGAACGCGGCCTGGACCGGCAGCTGCGACCGGTCGAACGGACCTTCTTCTATCTGCCGCTCGAACATGCCGAGGACCGCGCCTTGCAGGCACGCTGCGTGCAATTGTTCGAGGCCCTGCGTGACTCGGTGCCGGAGCCGCTGCGTGAGACCTTCGAAGGCTACCTTGCCTACGCCCGCGCGCACCGTGACATCATCGAGCGCTTCGGGCGCTTCCCGCATCGCAACGCGCTGTTGGCTCGCCCATCGAGCCCCGAAGAAATCGCGTTTCTCGCCGAGCCCGGCTCATCGTTCTGA